A genomic window from Lotus japonicus ecotype B-129 chromosome 1, LjGifu_v1.2 includes:
- the LOC130737816 gene encoding protein PXR1, giving the protein MLKIFVPRDLKIQPPEEAKSNSTTILGLRMGGTEERDKHEDEVEEKKKKEKSKDTEGKDEEKSKEKKKKKDKDGKEKEKNPEDNKDPVKLRAKLGKLDSKMQALTAKREEILKLLQEVETKPSESNEPAVGLVTG; this is encoded by the exons ATGTTGAAAATCTTTGTCCCGAGGGATTTGAAAATCCAGCCCCCAG AGGAAGCAAAATCAAATTCTACTACTATTCTCGGCTTAAGGATGGGAGGAACTGAAGAAAGAGATAAACATGAGGATGAAGTTgaggagaagaaaaagaaggagaaATCCAAGGACACAGAAggaaaagatgaagaaaaatctaaggagaagaagaagaagaaagataagGATGggaaagagaaggagaagaacccTGAAGATAACAAAGATCCTGTTAAACTGAGGgcaaagcttggaaaactagaCTCCAAGATGCAGGCACTTACGGCTAAGAGAGAGGAGATATTGAAGCTGCTTCAAGAAGTTGAAACCAAGCCAAGTGAAAGTAATGAGCCCGCAGTTGGCCTCGTCACAGgttaa